GGCGATAGGCCGGCATAGGAGTATATGATGGAGTTGGCTTTGCAAGTGAATTCCCATTGATCTGCTCCTCCTCATCCTTTTGTTTCTTCTCCTCCAATTGAGGTGGAGGCAATGGTCTGTTTGATGGGTAGGGAGGAAGACTGTTGCTCTTGTCCTTGGAGAAAGCTGGCTCTTGAGAAGTGGTGGATGAGTGCTGCAGTAAGGGCATTGGGGGTAAAATCTTGGGGCCAGTGGAAGGTGGGGGAGATAGGAAACATCTCTGTTGCTGAGGGCATAGAGGATCCATAGACTTCCATTTGTGCTGGAATCCTAAAGAATTGAAAGAAGCAGCAGAGGTGCCTTCTCTAGAGACTAACATCAGCCTGCTCCTCTGATGCTGCTGATTTCTGTGTCTCATTGGTTTGCTCTCCTCTTTAGGCCTTAAATTAGATAAAACTCTTGTCACAACCACCTCTTCCTGCTCCTCActgctctctttctctttggCCTGCTGAGAGGAAGAGCCCAAATCTGGCACTACAAATATATAACCATTTGAAGATAAATCACAACAGCTTTgcttccaaagaaaaaaaacacacacacagagagagagagagaggggcacTAGAAAAGGAGAAAGGAACTTGTTTTTTACTTTGTTTAAGAGCAGACCAAGCAGCCATGGCAGCATTCTTCTCAGCTTGCTTCTTAGTCTTTGCTGGCTCACCAGTGAAGCTCATACCAGCAAGCTCCACAGAGCAAGTGAAGACAGGGAGGTGACCAGGGCCAGACCTCACTGTGGTGTATACAGGGAGCTTCAAGCCAGCCCTGTGAGCAGTCTCTTGGAGAAGGTTCTTGTACACCCCCGTCTCATCCTATCCAACAGGAGCCACAGgacaaaaagaaggaagaaaactaTAATAACAAGAGACAAATAGCTTGCTCCCCATGACCAAAGTAAAGAGGAACATAACAAAATTCTGGGAAGAGAAGAGGGACTTACAAGGACTCGAGCGGCCAGAGACCTTGAAGGACCTCTGGTGGAGAGGTTGGTGAGAGCCACCTCGGCTGCAGCATGCTCTGCCTGCCTTAGAGTGGTGCAATTGCTTGGCCCCTCAAAGATCTCACCATTGAAGTTAACTGAAGCTTTGAACCTTGGTGCATGGTCTGGTCCTTCCCTTATGCAAGCATAGGAGGGGAGATTGAAGCAGCTCCTCTGTGCTAGCTCTTGTAGCTGGTTTTTATACATACC
This is a stretch of genomic DNA from Phoenix dactylifera cultivar Barhee BC4 chromosome 9, palm_55x_up_171113_PBpolish2nd_filt_p, whole genome shotgun sequence. It encodes these proteins:
- the LOC103723913 gene encoding double-stranded RNA-binding protein 3-like, whose product is MYKNQLQELAQRSCFNLPSYACIREGPDHAPRFKASVNFNGEIFEGPSNCTTLRQAEHAAAEVALTNLSTRGPSRSLAARVLDETGVYKNLLQETAHRAGLKLPVYTTVRSGPGHLPVFTCSVELAGMSFTGEPAKTKKQAEKNAAMAAWSALKQMPDLGSSSQQAKEKESSEEQEEVVVTRVLSNLRPKEESKPMRHRNQQHQRSRLMLVSREGTSAASFNSLGFQHKWKSMDPLCPQQQRCFLSPPPSTGPKILPPMPLLQHSSTTSQEPAFSKDKSNSLPPYPSNRPLPPPQLEEKKQKDEEEQINGNSLAKPTPSYTPMPAYRRAFPMSNTSVANRMVDQRIQQTQMSSRPFGSSASTGTAPARSLHRIPIPAIFSGGGYHAPGVAPAVHIRSVIPVCAAPPMRPAVNTTAVQKKEGEISAATSKLNRLHL